A genomic window from Erythrobacter sp. BLCC-B19 includes:
- a CDS encoding cytochrome c oxidase assembly protein gives MASAAPLHDASTTRSNARVGLMAFAGALAMLGLGYASVPLYRLFCQVTGFGGTTMIASESKAQRAAAAATGQQISIRFDASTANDMPWTFHPTQPTDTVTIGERDIATYTARNTGSQPITGMATFNVTPEQAGKYFNKIQCFCFTEQTLQPGQEVTMPVLYFVDPAMLDDPNMKGVEQITLSYTFHRTKEPLAAAPEGSN, from the coding sequence ATGGCGAGCGCCGCGCCTCTGCATGATGCCTCCACCACCCGCAGCAATGCGCGCGTGGGGTTGATGGCGTTTGCGGGCGCGCTGGCGATGCTCGGCCTCGGCTATGCCTCGGTGCCGCTCTATCGGCTGTTCTGTCAGGTCACCGGCTTCGGCGGCACGACCATGATCGCGAGCGAAAGCAAGGCGCAGCGCGCGGCGGCAGCAGCGACGGGGCAGCAGATCTCGATCCGCTTCGACGCCTCGACCGCCAACGACATGCCGTGGACATTCCACCCCACGCAGCCGACCGACACCGTCACCATCGGCGAGCGCGACATCGCGACCTACACTGCGCGCAACACCGGTTCGCAGCCGATCACCGGGATGGCGACCTTCAACGTCACGCCCGAACAGGCCGGCAAGTACTTCAACAAGATCCAGTGCTTCTGCTTCACCGAGCAGACCTTGCAGCCGGGTCAGGAAGTGACCATGCCGGTGCTCTATTTCGTCGATCCGGCGATGCTGGATGATCCGAACATGAAGGGCGTCGAGCAAATCACGCTCAGCTACACTTTCCACCGCACGAAGGAGCCGCTAGCAGCGGCCCCTGAAGGCTCGAATTGA